One window of Mangrovibacterium diazotrophicum genomic DNA carries:
- a CDS encoding T9SS type A sorting domain-containing protein: MKTFTQVSKFIIILFIALFVYGCPVFKSIKYPATALLGDSLTVHVNFDLMGTTGPQNALLEIVLPSGWEFTNKVIEFDGLNNAIATLSPNSENGDGYWSASVSGQVTADNVLFDLELLNTKSTASIDTFQISISGDISFYCEQKFAIRSITDETVPTQFTYHDDTLEWNMPKNNSDTKGYRITDNTNSWFTTNTKVPVDPGSELHRYAISAVDNNDQEYALSDTIFIFHGDSLFVSESGDDGNTGTEISPLKSLPFALNIIDEDYALSKDKSIRLLDGTYLLECGVQLRDRVSLIGNGPQNSIISCTSNGIAINSENLNTGMSIANLSINAQQNEAIFSFSTSFWDVPEITLSHVQLYNTDQTADGLRTLNAKLFLDHIVVAGMDSTGVVGLNIQINNSVFTGNHIALYTFMSDIAWGTVRIVNSIFFDNQKSISSLFSPSEVVNYITINNSIIDTEWLSNGEGNFYSDPLFIDDPNYPYLLDPISPAVDAAIDSLKYNDPALTENSQLAKFPARGTVRGDLGIYGGGGTDPVSGVFSYRVYQDLEIYPNPTDGILTVRWPNNKEPVNLWLTNVNGTKLKLLDRNNQIDLSSYKPGFYFLTAEIDGVYYLSKIIVK, encoded by the coding sequence ATGAAAACATTTACTCAAGTTTCGAAATTCATTATTATTCTTTTTATTGCTCTGTTCGTTTATGGTTGTCCGGTATTTAAATCAATAAAATACCCTGCAACTGCTCTTCTGGGTGATAGTCTGACCGTACACGTTAACTTCGACTTAATGGGTACGACAGGCCCCCAAAACGCACTGCTTGAAATCGTTCTTCCCTCAGGTTGGGAATTTACCAACAAAGTGATTGAGTTCGATGGACTCAATAATGCTATTGCTACTTTAAGCCCTAACTCCGAGAATGGTGACGGCTATTGGAGTGCTTCAGTTTCGGGCCAGGTTACAGCGGACAACGTACTGTTTGATCTGGAATTATTGAATACGAAATCAACTGCTTCAATCGACACTTTTCAAATTAGTATTAGCGGAGACATCAGCTTCTATTGTGAGCAAAAATTCGCAATCAGATCGATAACTGATGAAACAGTTCCGACTCAGTTTACCTATCACGATGATACGCTTGAATGGAATATGCCGAAAAACAATTCGGATACAAAAGGCTATCGGATTACCGACAATACCAACTCCTGGTTTACGACCAATACCAAAGTACCGGTAGATCCTGGGTCAGAACTGCACCGATATGCCATATCAGCAGTAGATAACAATGATCAGGAATATGCTTTGAGCGATACCATTTTCATTTTCCATGGCGATTCGCTTTTTGTGTCCGAATCGGGAGACGACGGTAATACCGGAACTGAAATCAGCCCTCTAAAATCGTTGCCCTTCGCCCTGAATATTATTGATGAAGACTACGCTCTAAGTAAGGACAAAAGCATCCGTTTATTGGATGGCACTTATTTACTTGAGTGTGGTGTCCAACTGCGCGATCGTGTTTCCTTGATCGGAAACGGCCCTCAAAATTCGATCATTTCTTGTACAAGCAATGGGATCGCTATTAACTCTGAGAATTTGAATACAGGAATGTCGATAGCAAACCTAAGTATCAATGCTCAGCAAAACGAGGCCATCTTCAGCTTCAGCACTTCTTTTTGGGATGTGCCGGAAATAACACTCAGCCATGTGCAGCTGTACAATACAGATCAAACTGCGGATGGGTTGAGAACATTAAATGCAAAGCTATTTCTTGACCACATCGTTGTGGCAGGCATGGACAGCACGGGTGTAGTGGGTTTGAATATACAAATCAATAACTCAGTATTTACGGGGAATCATATTGCACTGTATACGTTTATGTCTGACATAGCCTGGGGGACTGTCAGAATAGTCAACAGTATTTTTTTCGACAATCAAAAATCCATTTCCTCTCTTTTTTCGCCATCAGAGGTTGTAAACTACATCACCATAAATAATTCTATTATTGACACAGAATGGCTAAGCAACGGGGAGGGGAACTTTTACAGCGATCCGCTATTTATCGACGACCCGAATTACCCCTATCTTCTTGATCCAATCAGTCCCGCGGTTGACGCTGCTATTGACTCGTTAAAATACAATGACCCAGCCTTAACGGAAAACTCACAATTGGCTAAATTTCCGGCGCGTGGTACCGTTCGGGGAGACCTGGGGATTTATGGCGGCGGAGGAACAGATCCCGTTTCTGGTGTTTTCTCCTATCGTGTCTATCAAGATTTGGAGATTTACCCTAATCCGACTGACGGTATCCTGACGGTAAGGTGGCCAAACAACAAGGAGCCTGTCAACCTTTGGCTTACCAATGTGAACGGAACAAAACTAAAACTACTGGATCGAAACAACCAAATTGATCTAAGTAGTTACAAACCGGGCTTCTATTTTCTAACAGCTGAAATAGACGGGGTCTATTATCTCTCGAAAATAATTGTCAAATAA
- a CDS encoding efflux RND transporter permease subunit, with protein sequence MAFQAKQVEMSYEYSQLLPKKDSAYVDYQRFRDLFGEEGNLIVVGVEDPDFFKISHFRDWQDLNRDLKAIDGVDDIISASSAYNLEKDTKDKKFVVSPIFPKEITSQVELDSLAQNFHSLPFYKGLLYNPKTGAYILGITVNKDKMHSKAREQLVLAIKERCDQFSEKTGLVTHYSGLPYIRVINSIRIKKEIYLFSALAMGLCIITLFLFFRSFKAVLFPVVIVLTGVIWAMGTMSLLGYKITLLTGMIPSLLIVIGIPNSIYMLNKYHYEFRSHGNKIKSLQRVIIKIGNATFLTNLTTASGFATFIITNSDILRQFGLVASLNIMGLFLLSILMIPTIFSFLAPPKERHIQHLDNKTIRRIIDKLVEVTYHHIKWVYASAFVVLLLGIYGITMIKSSGYMVDDIPESDVIYQDLKFFENHIDGIMPLEIIIDSKKPNGAMSLQTFKLVDRLEKRLEEYPELSSSLSLLNILKFAKQAFYNGNEKYYSVPGNQEKNFIMAYAKNSAGEGNQGIGALHSFIDSTQQITRVSIRMKDVGTKRMEHLYNDFQMEVDSIFPADSYKVTVTGSSITFFKGTKYLVENLFSSLALAVFLISAFMAVMFYSWRMVVMSLLPNILPLIFTAAIMGFTGIPIKASTILVFSIAFGISVDNTIHFLAKYRQELSLTGWDIQKSVRIALSETGVSMMYTFVVLFFGFGVYSISQFGGTAALGVLVSLTLLVAITSNLILLPSLLIGLERLTTTRSFREPMLQIYNEEEDIELEELEIEHHDSEEEKGEEENKTQN encoded by the coding sequence ATGGCTTTCCAAGCGAAGCAAGTAGAAATGTCGTACGAGTATTCACAACTCCTTCCTAAAAAAGACAGCGCATACGTAGATTATCAGCGGTTTCGCGACCTTTTTGGCGAAGAAGGAAATCTAATCGTAGTCGGTGTTGAAGATCCCGATTTTTTCAAAATCAGCCACTTTCGCGACTGGCAGGATCTGAACCGGGATTTAAAAGCAATTGATGGAGTAGACGATATCATCTCGGCCTCAAGTGCTTACAACCTTGAAAAAGACACCAAGGACAAGAAGTTCGTGGTTTCACCGATATTCCCGAAAGAAATCACGTCACAGGTTGAACTCGACAGTTTAGCTCAGAATTTCCATTCGCTGCCTTTTTATAAAGGACTGCTCTACAATCCGAAAACCGGCGCATACATATTGGGGATCACTGTCAATAAAGACAAGATGCACTCGAAGGCCCGAGAACAGCTCGTTTTAGCAATTAAGGAACGATGCGACCAGTTCTCGGAAAAAACAGGACTTGTTACCCACTATTCGGGACTGCCTTACATCCGGGTAATCAACTCGATCCGGATCAAAAAGGAAATCTACCTTTTCAGCGCGCTGGCAATGGGACTTTGTATCATCACACTGTTCCTGTTCTTCAGATCATTTAAAGCGGTACTTTTTCCGGTCGTCATTGTGCTCACAGGCGTTATTTGGGCGATGGGGACCATGAGTCTTTTAGGCTACAAAATCACCCTGCTTACCGGAATGATCCCATCATTGCTGATCGTTATCGGGATACCGAACAGCATCTACATGCTCAACAAGTATCACTACGAATTCCGATCGCACGGAAACAAGATCAAGTCGCTTCAGCGGGTTATCATCAAAATCGGGAATGCTACATTCCTGACCAACCTGACAACTGCTTCCGGTTTTGCAACGTTCATCATCACCAACAGTGATATTCTCCGCCAGTTCGGCTTGGTGGCGTCGTTAAATATTATGGGATTGTTCCTGCTTTCTATTTTAATGATCCCGACTATTTTCAGCTTCCTGGCGCCTCCGAAAGAAAGACATATCCAACACCTGGACAACAAAACCATCCGTCGGATCATCGACAAGCTGGTTGAAGTTACCTACCATCATATTAAATGGGTTTACGCTTCAGCATTTGTTGTGCTACTTCTGGGAATCTACGGTATCACCATGATTAAAAGCTCTGGCTACATGGTTGATGACATTCCCGAAAGCGACGTGATTTATCAGGACTTGAAATTCTTCGAGAACCACATTGATGGGATTATGCCTTTGGAAATCATCATTGATTCGAAGAAACCGAATGGCGCCATGAGCTTACAAACCTTCAAACTGGTCGATCGTTTGGAGAAACGCCTGGAAGAATACCCGGAATTATCATCATCATTATCGCTGCTGAACATTCTGAAATTTGCCAAACAGGCCTTCTACAACGGCAACGAAAAATATTACAGTGTTCCGGGCAACCAGGAAAAGAACTTCATTATGGCCTATGCGAAAAACTCGGCCGGCGAAGGCAACCAGGGAATCGGTGCACTGCATTCATTCATCGACAGTACCCAGCAAATTACGCGTGTCAGCATCCGGATGAAGGACGTTGGTACGAAACGCATGGAGCACCTTTACAACGACTTTCAAATGGAAGTCGATTCGATTTTCCCGGCCGACAGTTATAAGGTTACAGTTACCGGCTCGAGTATTACCTTCTTCAAAGGAACAAAATACCTGGTCGAAAACTTATTTTCAAGTTTGGCACTTGCTGTCTTCCTGATTTCAGCTTTCATGGCCGTCATGTTCTACTCGTGGCGCATGGTTGTAATGTCGCTCTTGCCAAACATCCTCCCGCTGATTTTCACAGCCGCAATCATGGGCTTCACCGGCATCCCGATCAAGGCCTCTACGATCCTCGTGTTCAGTATCGCTTTCGGTATTTCGGTGGACAACACGATACACTTCCTCGCCAAATACCGGCAGGAACTGTCGCTCACCGGCTGGGACATTCAGAAGTCGGTGCGGATTGCACTGAGCGAAACCGGCGTTTCCATGATGTACACCTTCGTAGTGTTGTTCTTCGGCTTTGGCGTTTACAGTATCTCGCAATTCGGCGGAACGGCTGCACTGGGCGTTTTGGTATCGCTGACGCTTTTGGTTGCCATTACTTCAAACCTCATTTTACTACCGAGTTTGTTGATTGGATTAGAAAGACTGACAACAACTCGTTCATTCCGCGAGCCAATGTTGCAAATTT
- a CDS encoding helix-turn-helix domain-containing protein produces the protein MPELAPSEKAFLENLKAIIERNCSNEQFGVSELGQEIGMSRSNLLRKVKKMTGSSVAQFIRQIRLIESRKLLLDTEATVSEIAYQVGFSSPSYFIKCFREYYGYPPGEAKDRAPHHWHQPEHHLCKEDAKPLFKIVLAIALVIVSGLTVTLLIRHFHSVPSKQGKVIAVLPFNNESDDSSNVYLINGLMEAVLTKLQQINNLEVISRTSVEKYRGSKKSATEIARELGVDYLIEGSGQKDGYEVLLHIQLIDALKDNQLWAEDYRRQTDAIFDLQQEIAQNITSNIEVIITPDEATQIAKKPTQNLKAYDYFLKGMDQFYMGTEAGLRNAIPQFKQAIEEDPTFARAFADIAISYYLLDLGQTDKQYTDLINQYADKAMFYDDELAQSLLAKSFFYLQAGEYELAEPYLVKAYNYNPNSAVVINTLSEYYVSYKPNTAKYLEYALKGARIDIAANDSTSASYIFLHLSNAFIQNGFVEESLKYIDKSLSYWPGNLYSQYVKAYIEYAEDEDLNILKQKLIQTFQQDSSRLDIMQEIGKVCYFQRDHKESYHYYNWFVNIRQSLQLDIYRFENAKIARVFYEMGETARADELMEEYHQYIEEDHSIYRELSLSVYSLNTGNKTDALEHLEQFAKQDNFHYWVILFLDIDPLFDSLTNDKSFQNIVQKIKRRFEKQHDRLEKQLEAKDLIE, from the coding sequence ATGCCTGAACTTGCGCCATCGGAAAAAGCATTTCTGGAAAATCTGAAAGCAATTATCGAGCGAAACTGTTCGAACGAACAATTCGGCGTTTCTGAATTGGGCCAGGAAATTGGCATGAGTCGTTCCAACCTGTTGCGAAAAGTGAAAAAGATGACCGGGTCATCCGTCGCCCAGTTTATCCGCCAAATCCGGCTGATTGAATCCCGAAAACTGTTGCTGGACACCGAGGCAACTGTTTCGGAAATTGCATACCAAGTTGGCTTTAGCAGTCCCTCCTACTTCATTAAATGCTTCCGCGAATATTACGGATACCCACCGGGCGAAGCGAAAGACCGCGCCCCGCATCATTGGCACCAACCGGAGCACCACTTGTGCAAGGAAGATGCCAAACCTTTATTTAAAATCGTCCTTGCAATTGCGCTGGTGATCGTAAGCGGCCTGACGGTAACTCTGCTGATCCGCCATTTCCACTCGGTACCCAGCAAGCAGGGAAAGGTGATTGCGGTGTTGCCATTCAACAACGAAAGCGATGACTCGAGCAACGTCTACCTGATCAACGGACTGATGGAAGCTGTGCTCACAAAGCTGCAGCAAATCAACAACCTCGAAGTCATCAGTCGGACTTCGGTGGAAAAATACCGGGGGAGCAAGAAATCGGCGACAGAAATTGCCCGCGAGCTGGGAGTTGACTACCTGATTGAAGGAAGTGGCCAAAAGGATGGCTACGAAGTTTTGCTACACATCCAATTAATTGACGCGCTGAAAGACAACCAGCTGTGGGCCGAGGATTACCGGCGACAAACCGACGCGATTTTCGACCTTCAACAGGAAATAGCCCAAAACATTACCAGTAATATTGAAGTGATTATTACACCCGATGAGGCAACGCAGATCGCAAAAAAGCCAACCCAAAACCTGAAAGCCTACGACTATTTCCTGAAGGGAATGGACCAGTTTTACATGGGAACAGAGGCCGGATTACGGAATGCGATCCCGCAGTTCAAACAAGCCATTGAGGAAGATCCGACTTTTGCGCGGGCATTTGCCGATATTGCCATTTCGTATTATCTGCTCGACCTTGGCCAAACCGACAAGCAGTACACTGACCTCATCAACCAATATGCCGACAAGGCCATGTTTTACGACGACGAACTGGCGCAAAGTCTTTTGGCAAAATCGTTCTTCTACCTGCAGGCCGGTGAATATGAGTTGGCCGAACCATACCTGGTAAAAGCTTACAATTACAATCCGAACTCGGCCGTTGTCATCAACACGCTTTCCGAATACTATGTCAGCTACAAGCCCAACACAGCCAAATATTTGGAATATGCATTGAAAGGAGCTCGAATCGACATAGCAGCCAACGACTCAACCAGCGCGAGCTACATCTTCCTCCACCTGAGCAACGCTTTTATCCAAAATGGTTTTGTGGAAGAATCGCTGAAATATATCGACAAGTCGCTTTCGTACTGGCCCGGAAATCTCTATTCCCAGTATGTAAAAGCCTACATTGAATATGCGGAAGACGAAGACCTCAACATACTTAAGCAAAAACTGATTCAGACATTCCAACAAGATTCGAGCAGGCTGGACATTATGCAGGAAATCGGAAAAGTCTGTTATTTCCAGCGCGATCACAAGGAATCCTATCACTATTACAACTGGTTTGTCAACATCCGCCAAAGTCTGCAACTGGACATCTACCGGTTTGAAAATGCCAAAATCGCACGGGTATTTTACGAGATGGGTGAAACTGCACGAGCTGATGAATTGATGGAAGAATATCACCAGTACATTGAGGAAGATCATTCGATTTACCGCGAACTTAGTTTGTCCGTTTATTCGCTGAATACCGGCAACAAAACCGATGCACTTGAACACCTGGAACAGTTTGCCAAACAGGATAACTTTCACTACTGGGTCATCCTTTTTCTGGATATCGATCCGTTGTTCGACTCACTCACCAACGACAAATCCTTCCAAAATATCGTCCAAAAAATCAAACGAAGATTCGAAAAACAACACGACCGGCTTGAAAAACAGCTGGAAGCAAAAGACTTGATTGAATAA
- a CDS encoding M16 family metallopeptidase: MKQRSYWKFRLYTACFAFFLCFSQLVVAQDGAESGIDIPYTKYVLDNGLTLIVHEDHKAPIVAVNIWYHVGSKNEKPGKTGFAHLFEHLMFNGSENYNDDYFKPFEEVGATDMNGTTNYDRTNYFENVPVSALDMALWMESDRMGHLVAAIDTAKLNEQRGVVQNEKRQGENQPYAVVRQLMADNCFPAGHPYSWTVIGSMDDLDAASLDDVHEWFKSYYGAANAVVVIAGDIDAEAAYEKVKNYFGDIPSGPPVATPKKNIAKRSGTIRASVEDRVPQARIYKTWNVPAWGSQEANDLDLISDILAKGKTSRLYKRLVIDDQIATDVASYIDAREIAGLFQIFATAKPGEDLAKVEQAIDEELARFLKDGPTETELKRVKAQYMSGYIRGIERIGGFGGKSDILASSQVYGGSPDYYKNNLKEIEAATPGSLLATAQKWLSDGVYVLEVHPFPTYKTDETTVDRSKLPATGEAPDAVFPEIQRKTLSNGLKVVLAERHSIPVVNFNLMVDAGYAADQFGLPGTASLAMNMLDEGTKKRDVLQINDELAMLGAQLSSGSDLDNSFVSLSSMKMNLDASLDIYADIILNPAFPEKEYARLQKQQLARIQQEKSSPFSMALRLFPGYLYGANHAYGNSFTGSGTEASVTEMTVDDLVKFHNDWFKPNNATLIVVGDITMDEVVPKLEKLFANWKSGEVPVKNIGKVELPEHSVVYLMDKPGAQQSVILSGNVAPPKSDPDDIAMTMMNSILGGTFTSRLNMNLREDKHWSYGAGSVLLDAKGQRLFVAYAPVQTDKTKESIQEIKKELVGIKSDNPATATELDKVQKNEILSLPGSWETAGAVSRSIVNMEEYGLPQDYYLTYAGKIKNLNLNDITVAENKVLYPNQMVWIVVGDREKVEPGLKELGFDEIKLIDPDGNPVE, from the coding sequence ATGAAACAAAGATCTTATTGGAAATTTCGGCTTTATACGGCTTGTTTTGCGTTCTTTTTGTGTTTTAGTCAGTTAGTTGTGGCGCAAGATGGGGCGGAGTCAGGGATTGACATCCCTTACACGAAATATGTATTGGACAATGGCTTGACCTTGATCGTGCACGAAGATCACAAGGCCCCGATTGTGGCCGTCAATATTTGGTATCATGTAGGATCCAAAAACGAAAAACCAGGGAAAACCGGTTTTGCCCACTTGTTTGAACATTTAATGTTTAACGGATCTGAAAACTATAATGATGATTATTTTAAACCGTTTGAGGAAGTTGGCGCTACCGATATGAACGGTACTACAAATTACGACCGAACCAACTACTTTGAAAATGTTCCGGTTTCAGCACTGGATATGGCGCTGTGGATGGAGTCGGATCGCATGGGGCACCTCGTTGCGGCAATTGATACTGCCAAGCTTAATGAACAGAGAGGCGTCGTTCAGAATGAAAAACGCCAGGGCGAGAATCAACCTTATGCCGTTGTTCGCCAGTTGATGGCGGATAATTGTTTCCCCGCGGGGCACCCGTACTCGTGGACGGTGATCGGCTCGATGGATGATTTGGACGCAGCGTCGCTGGATGATGTTCACGAATGGTTCAAAAGCTACTATGGCGCCGCCAACGCGGTGGTTGTCATTGCCGGCGATATTGATGCGGAAGCGGCTTACGAGAAAGTGAAAAACTACTTCGGCGATATTCCATCGGGACCTCCTGTTGCAACGCCAAAGAAAAATATCGCAAAGCGCTCGGGAACAATTCGTGCGTCGGTAGAGGATCGTGTTCCGCAGGCCCGTATTTATAAAACATGGAATGTTCCGGCCTGGGGTTCTCAGGAAGCGAACGATTTGGATCTGATCAGCGACATTTTGGCGAAAGGGAAAACTTCGCGCCTTTATAAGCGCTTGGTGATTGATGATCAAATTGCCACGGATGTTGCTTCGTACATTGATGCCCGCGAAATCGCAGGTCTTTTTCAAATTTTTGCCACTGCGAAACCAGGTGAGGATTTGGCGAAGGTGGAACAGGCGATAGACGAGGAGCTTGCCCGTTTTTTGAAAGACGGTCCGACTGAGACTGAATTGAAGCGGGTGAAAGCGCAATACATGTCAGGCTACATTCGCGGCATTGAACGCATCGGTGGTTTTGGAGGTAAATCGGATATTTTAGCCAGCAGCCAGGTTTATGGCGGCAGTCCGGACTACTACAAAAACAACCTCAAGGAAATTGAAGCAGCCACCCCCGGAAGTTTGTTGGCGACTGCCCAAAAATGGCTTTCGGACGGAGTTTACGTCCTCGAAGTTCACCCGTTCCCGACCTATAAAACGGACGAGACAACGGTTGATCGTTCAAAATTGCCGGCTACCGGAGAAGCACCGGATGCCGTGTTCCCCGAAATTCAGCGGAAAACCCTGTCTAATGGTCTGAAAGTTGTTTTAGCCGAGCGCCATTCTATTCCGGTTGTTAACTTCAACCTGATGGTTGATGCCGGTTATGCAGCCGATCAGTTTGGCCTGCCCGGAACAGCCAGTTTGGCGATGAATATGTTGGATGAAGGAACCAAGAAACGTGACGTTCTCCAAATTAATGATGAATTGGCGATGCTTGGTGCTCAGCTTAGTAGTGGTTCCGATCTCGATAATTCCTTTGTATCGCTTTCATCAATGAAAATGAATTTGGATGCATCGCTGGATATTTATGCAGACATTATTCTGAACCCGGCTTTCCCCGAAAAAGAATACGCAAGACTCCAGAAGCAACAGTTGGCAAGAATACAACAGGAGAAATCCTCACCTTTCTCGATGGCATTACGACTTTTCCCGGGATATCTCTACGGCGCAAATCACGCCTACGGGAATTCGTTCACGGGTTCGGGAACTGAGGCTTCGGTAACCGAGATGACTGTTGACGATTTGGTGAAGTTTCACAATGATTGGTTTAAACCGAACAACGCCACTTTGATTGTCGTGGGCGATATTACCATGGACGAAGTGGTTCCGAAATTGGAAAAGCTGTTTGCCAATTGGAAATCCGGCGAAGTACCGGTTAAAAACATCGGCAAGGTTGAATTGCCCGAGCACTCGGTTGTTTATTTGATGGACAAACCCGGTGCGCAGCAGTCTGTAATTCTGTCGGGCAATGTTGCTCCGCCGAAATCTGATCCGGATGATATTGCCATGACCATGATGAATTCGATTTTGGGAGGCACATTCACTTCTCGCCTGAATATGAATCTCCGTGAGGATAAGCATTGGTCGTACGGAGCAGGCAGTGTTTTGCTTGATGCCAAAGGGCAACGTTTGTTTGTCGCTTACGCACCGGTGCAAACCGACAAGACAAAAGAGTCAATCCAGGAAATCAAGAAAGAATTGGTCGGTATCAAATCTGATAATCCGGCTACTGCGACCGAACTGGACAAAGTGCAAAAGAACGAAATTCTGAGTTTGCCCGGTTCGTGGGAGACTGCCGGTGCTGTGAGCCGTTCGATTGTAAACATGGAAGAATACGGATTGCCGCAGGATTACTACCTGACTTATGCCGGTAAAATCAAAAATCTGAACCTGAATGATATTACCGTTGCAGAGAACAAAGTTCTGTATCCGAATCAAATGGTTTGGATTGTGGTGGGCGACCGAGAAAAAGTAGAGCCAGGGTTGAAAGAGCTTGGTTTCGATGAGATTAAATTGATTGATCCGGACGGTAATCCGGTTGAATAG